Part of the Anopheles coluzzii chromosome 3, AcolN3, whole genome shotgun sequence genome is shown below.
TGCGGCTCGACGAACGCGAGCCAATCGGACGCATGCGTCGGAAGCAGGCCCATGCTGTGGCACTTGTAAAGCGCCAGCCCAATGTTAACAAGGTTGCCCAGCAGAAACACCAGCTTCTGTCCGGTGGCTGAAATGCCTTCAATCACTTTGAACGTGGAATGCGTCGACAGCATCATCTTGACCGGCCGGATaaacatcatcaccaccatcatgaTCGGAAAGATGCTGATAGAATTGCCCGACATGTACATGATgaccaggttcatggggaacTGCTTGATCGGACCGAGTGCAATCTCCCACGACTTCTTCAGGATCAGGTGGCTCTGGTCGGTCTGGTTGACCACCTTGCTGCTAATCACGTCCGCCGACGGATTGTACCCGGGTGGTGCTGCAATGTCGGATCCACTGCTGCGCGGTctaaaatcaaaaacaaaccatcaatTTATATCCAAAATAAGAAATTCACGACCAACATGGTTTGTTTAGCATGGGGGTGAGCATACCACCACCATGCTTCCGTAGCAAACGCAACAAAGATACGCACTTGGTGTTGAAATCTAGCGCCCATTTAAACTTCTTAGCTGCCACCTTGGTCGTCATTGTTAGTTTACGACTGTTTCTGTTATCAAAAGTTAGAACTAATGCACAAAATTTAGAATTTTATGATGGTAGAAAAAACTTgcacagagtgtgtgtgagtgtgatgtttttttctcgccCCGTCCTTGCTGACATTtctttgacagctgtcaggcGAGGTGAGTTTTGGTGAGAAGTTCACCACACGACACCAAAGGGTTTtagaaggtaaacaaaataaagagTGCATGCCGGCTGCTGCTTCAATTACAACGCGAAGTGTTTGTGAAATTAGTGTAAAAATCTGGGTTTGATCGTTGCAGGAAAAGTAAACCTACTGATCAAACACAATGGCGGACGAAGAGGATCCAAAGGAATATCGCTGGGAGACGGGATACGAGAAAACATGGTAAGTTCCGAGCATCCTGTTGTTTTCAAGAATCTTCCGTCGTAGGAAATTCTAAACAATGATCTGTGGACCTCATTGCCCTCCTGTGAAGGATATTTTGTCGATCAATTTACGTTGATTAAAGTCTTCAATTCAATAGCGGATCCAATTGGCCCTGAATTTTGAACATTGCAACCTTCCGGGAGCTGGCTTAGCGGCAATCAGGCAAACCGGTTGCAATTCTACCCATCGCTGTAGCAAGCATAACAAGCATGGTACAAATGATATTTTCTTTCTTACTATTCCAACAGGGAAGCAATCAAAGAGGACGACGATGGGCTTATCGAAGGATCGGTTAGTGATATCATCCAAAAGGCTAAGCGCAAGCGTCAAGCAATGAAGCGCGGCTTCAGCAAGCTCGGCATGATGCGCCACCTGTACGTGTTGCTCGACTGCTCCGAAGCGATGACGGTTCCGGATCTGAAACCAACGCGCTTCATCTGTTCTCTTAAACTGCTAGAACTGTTTATCGAGGAGTTTTTCGACCAGAATCCCATCTCCCAGCTTGGCGTAATTGCAATGAAGGCAAAGCGCGCGGAAAAGATTTCCGAACTCGGCGGTACCTCCCGGAAGCACATTAAAGCGGTGCACGCACTAACCAATGGCGTACCGCTGGTCGGTGAACCATCGCTACAGAACGGTCTGGAGCTGGCGCTGAAGACGCTACGAATGATACCACAACACGCAAGCAGAGAAATTTTAGTTATTATGGGAAGTTTGACCAGCTGCGATCCGAACGATGTCCATCTGACGATCGAAAATCTTAAAACGGAAGGCGTTCGATGCTCCGTGCTGTCTCTGTCGGCGGAAATCCGTATCTGCAAGTTCCTGTGCACCGAAACGGGCGGGTTGTTTGGTGCCGTGCTGGACGATGCACACTACAAGGATCAGCTGCTTCAGCACATCGATCCACCGCAGGCCGGCAATCAGCAGGAATTTTCGTTGATTAAGATGGGTTTCCCGCACGGCAAAACAGAATCGGGCAAGGAACCACCGTTGACGATGTGTATGTGCCACATCGACAGTGTGGATGAGCCGGCCAAACTGACCTCGGGCGGTTATCACTGCCCCCAGTGCTACAGCAAGTACTGTGAGCTACCGGTGGAATGTTCAGCGTGCGGTTTAACGTTAGCCTCTGCGCCACATTTAGCCCGCAGCTATCATCATCTGTTTCCGGTGCCACATTTTAACGAACTCCCGCTAGAGCAGGTACAGGTGCAGGAACCGCGCGACCCACCGGTGACAAACTGTTACGCCTGCCAGAAAACGCTCGCAAGCGGCACGGATAAAATGGTGTACGAGTGCGACGCCTGCAAGCAAGTGTTTTGCATTGATTGCGATATTTTCATACACGAAACGCTGCATTCATGTGTAGGGTGTACGACGATTCCGGCATCGGCTCAAACTTTACAGGCACGAAAGCCGGTACCACCACCGCACAGTATGTCTATCATATAAAGCTGTTGAAGCTACGGTATAAACGATGGTGCATTTGTTTAAATCCGGCATGCTCGTGCATGTTGTTCAGATGCTTAATTGTAACATTAAAAGTTGTCACTGGAAGAAAAGCGTTTGAATTTAAACTTGAAAATTGTGCTTAATCATTTGGAAGAAGGCTGTCCGAAAAATGTAGCTGACATAGAGATGGGTAActatttgaaattttgaaattcatgaatcttcatCAACCATATATGAATCTCTACAaattaatgaatctttgaagagttATTAATCTCTTTAGTTAGCTTTATTGGTGGGATAAGAGTACGACAACTTCATTACATGTTCCAGCTATCGTATCCTGTCGACTTTGGTAACCGTTATCTGATTAGCCGTACAGCTCATTAAGTTCGTGGATCATTCTTTGCCATCACACTGTCTCAAACACACTGCCAAAGATGGTCCAGATGATCTATCGCTTAATAAGCTCATGaaactatctctctctctcaagaGTCTCCCTCATTTACCGCCTATGTAAATTACGTACACGGTTCTAATTTAtacaattttataaatttatgaataCATGGGCGGTCCCattgtacagtcgtcaactcgaacgaacCTTTAACTCTACGACCGAATGCCCGGTtatgatttcaattttcaaattaaaatatttttttatttgacttAATGACGGTAGCTACTTAATTTTTGCACATGtctttcaattcaattcaattccttttatttcttaaatattttatttctattattttattttgataccCCTTATCTCTACGTCCGGCATACCCAGCTATCCCATACATTTAGCAAAgatgtaatattttttaatttggcaAATTGAGGTgtcaagatggcgtggaggcgtccgccattaaggctgggataacggactggcagacgaaggcgcaaGACCGtcagcggtttcggacactcctgaggcaggccaagaccgcaaagcggttgtagcgccggataggtaagtaagtaagaaaaATGTGGAAGTTCCAGAAATGGaaccggtctggtggtacagtcgtcaacttgcacgacttaacaacatgcccgtcatgggttcaagccccgaatagaccgtgctcccatacgtaaaCTATCCTATCtatgactatcctgctatggtaacaataagccactgaaagccaagcccacttcactagtgagtacaggcaggccttgaccgacaacggttgttgtgccaaagaaaaaaaaagtggcaGAATTAGTATTCTTCATGATTTGTACTTAGCAAGCATATCATGTTTGGTAACATTGACTATGAAACAatgtaaaacaatttaaaaaatgaatgtttttttcGATCCTCTGAATAAGTCGTCCGTAAAAAGAcaattttaatgtattttacaTAGAAGAGCAGTAAACACTTCCAATTGAAAGGTGAGTTgtcaaacttaaaaaaaaatattaaaaactaGAAGACGAGACTATGTAAATCTCATTTCACTATAGTAAATAAGACTAATGTCCGCACCTTTGTACaaagtttgaaattttaatttttaatgcaaaaaaattaTTGAAGTTTCAATGTGAAAAAGAATAACTTGTCATGCAAAATTTACGGGATAACCGGGGAAGCCGGTCATAGAGATGAAGGTGTACATTTGGTCTTTGAGACAACGGTTAATAATATAGCCGTCCTGGGTTCAATCCTCATATGGTCCTGTAGCCAGAACataactatccggctgcgtggtactgaataaagtctcgaaagcctgtatagaccGGCACGTCGCcgtaggacgtttacgccaaatagaagaagaagaagattcatGAACCATTTTATAGATTCATAAGATTGATAAGATTCATAAAATGACTTAATGATAGAAGATTAACGAAGTTCGTTATAGGTTTATGAATGTTTGGATATTATATCGTCTGTAGGAATTCAAGATTATTTAATGATCCACGAATGGTTAGATACAATGAATATTTGGTGATTCTAGTGAAATGATCTACttaaaatataatatgtttgtttgtttgacaaAAGTGATCAAACTACAAACACAttctttgtaaaataaaaactcatGTGCAAAGGACGAAATTATTAGTAAGAATACATTCGAAGGTTCATCACACATGTAAATATTTTGGTATGGAGCGACTCAGCCTGTACAGTTTGTTCAAGAGGATGGGTAAGTTCTGAGAGCGTTTTGTAGGACACAAgtctattaaaaaaacaacggaaCGCCTGGACTACCCAATACCAGGCCTCTGCAGAAAATGTACTACGATTCAAAAATAATGATCGCATTTTCACAGAGTAAGTAAATAGATCTAGTTGATCGTGTTTCCCCATAATAACACCTTGCCTAAGACGTACTGTATTGTTAATCGgcaaattttacattttttggtactgttaacattttttttacatttaccaACGTTTTTCTTACTTTATTGTCAATTATGTGAGTTGTGCACACGAAATTGCCAATTTTTtagctgaaaaaaaaagttattcacTTAACCCAATTTCCTTTTCCATCCATAGGACGGGTGCTTATCAAAATCATCTTCCTCTCTACAACGCATGCAGCATTCTCGTCTTCAATATCCAATGACAAAGTAATTTAACCGAATCATGcaaaaagtattattttcgtatttttaatatttttttcattcactttccccCTTTAATTCTCGCAACACTTCACCTCAATtagggaaggaaaaaacaaaaaagtgcttCAACCGGTTTTGGTAGTTGATAACAGGTTATCCTAATGATAACCTCCGGACCAATGCGGCAGCGcaaagttgttgttgttgtttttttgtagcaCTTTTATCGTTGTTTGGGTTTCGGACATTTTCGGGCAGCATTATGCACATGGCTGATGATGTACGAGATCACGCTTCCGTCAGCTGTAGCGGGTGTTTATTTTGCTCTCTCACCGCAGAGACCAATGTATGTAAATTGTGTTGCATCAACAGTGTAGTAGAGAAAATACTTAAGTTTTTGTAGCACAAGCGGTTGGAACTGGACGCTTGGTAAATAGTACATACGTCAGCTTTGGGATAGTCCATAACCATTGGCAGATCTTTATCATGTGATTGTCCTAAAGATTTAGGGTAGGTTTTATCTTATCGTCGAAAAATGAGTTACAGCGTGGTTGGCTTAAGTCCGGTGGTCTAGCTGCATCAGGTACACAGCAAACCCATCGCTTGTTTACTAACAGACATTTTATGGCACATCTCTAGACGACGGCAATCGGGTGCGGGTTTATCGGGTTATTGTGCCGACTCGCTACGTCGTACGTAACCCTCCTTCACATGCGCACGCTCATCTCTCGCAGGTGAAGCGATATCCTTAAACGAATTTAATCACCCTTATCACTACTAGATCAGGTCGCTTTCGTTGGCGATATGACGATTACGATTGCCCAATCATCTCCGGCACCTCCGCTTAACACGCGATGATTGGGTAATTTGAAAATAGTACATATCCGCCGTAAGACACCTACCCCCCATCGCGAATTGTTGGGCTCAAGTGCTTATCACCCGTTGTTTCATTAATTGTTCATTCACATCAGCGGCCGCTATGCGCCGCGTTTGTAATACCTCATTGTTATCAATGAGGTTTGCGGTAATATACAATCTGCATTGGACGCGCACGCAGACGCACTCTCTAGTGCTAATGTTATCATTTTCTAGTGACGATGCATGGTTCGGGACTGTATAGCCTCAATTACGATCCAGGTATTTAGGACTTCTAATGCCTATCGCTTTCACATTCTGTCTcgacaagatttttttttctttgtaccATAATTGATTAGGGTCTGTCTGAATCCTTCTTAAAGGGTGTACGTGCCTAATTTATCCCATCCTGCAGGCTTCACGTAAGCAAAAGAAGGATGTAGATTTGAATCAGTTAAACGGTTGTGTTTGCGGGAACGGGTGGagcttcccttcccttttgatgagaaattattttgatttatttagcACTTCAGAGCCGGTCGAAAAATCTGTTCCCCCATCGATAAGGGTCGTGATGGAGAGGTTGTGGAATTGGAATTTAATCTTTTGGAAATACACAACTAGAAGATGTCGCCATTGTTGTATCCCACCGATAAGAGAATACGGGAACTATTTATGTTGGGTGGcacaaaaagtgtgtgtggttttgtttcataGGTACTAAATACTCCTTAAAACATGTCGTAGCCTTGCGTTGCATTGAAATCTCTTGTTTCGTCTCCTTGAAAGGATGAACAAATTCATGATTGTGGAAACGTGCATCATATGGCTCTTTAGAAAGGAAAGACacttttgtgtgattttgttgtgtgttaccttattctttttttgttgctgctggctcTCAATGTATTTTGTAATATTTGTATAGTAAATTTGGTAAATTTATTAACTTCTACATGAGTTGAGAGTTGTCAGAACATTAATGAGCCAATTGGTAGTATTTTTTTCAGTCTActgaaaaaaattatttttttgcacatCAAAAGAAATAGAATAATTAAGCTAATGACAactattaaacaaaaacaatcttcACCACtgttgaaaatatttaaacgaagtatatgaataaataaataaactataaAATATTTGAGATATATTATGACAAAATACTATGTCAATTCAAATAAGTCAATTCATAAAAAACATGTTGGTCAATTTTTTTCCCACATACcgtattcttcttcttctttggctcaacaaccgaggcctgcctgtacccacttgcgggcttggctttcagtgactaatggattcccccccctcctcccccatagcaggatagtcagtcctacgtatggctgcgcggtctatttggggattgaacccttgacgggcatgttgttaagtcgtacgagttgacgactgtactacgagaccacATACCGTATTacttataataaaaaatcgaAATCTTTTCTTGCCTTTTCCTTACCGTCAAGATCACACAAACAGAAGATTTTTTGTAGTAGTTATTAGTTATTATGAGGAAGTTATtaatgaggaaaaaaaattattattttttttttcaaaatcaacgtttttggttttttgttgttgttcaattCTACAAGgttgttttttcattttgtgtaTGAGTAAAGTCTATATATCTGAAAAACTATTTGAAATGAATAATTATCGCACACTTAGAAgaatttatcttttatttatgaGGATACAATTTTTACCGTAACAAAAAGTCCATATGAAGAATAGAAAGGCGTTGCAAGATGCAGTTTcctttcataaaaaaatattcctttTGTTTATACAAAaatctttttaattaaacaaaaatatcgaTAGAATTaaatgtggttttgttttatccaAAAACGCGTGTAGAAGCACTCGATGCACAACAATCTGCAACCTCAACTGACGCTCCATTCGCTTTCTTTACATAGACCATGGCCTACGCTAACTGATCTAGCATTagtgttttgtgtgctgctTATCGTCAACACAATACAACTCAACTACCCTTCTCCGCATATGGGATGGCGTATGTGAGTCGTTGCCCCTCCATCATACTTCGCTAGCATGtgtgcttctgctgctgctcagcgGTGTCTCTCACCTGCACTCacctgtggtttcgctagggAAAAAGTGCACACTTCTCGGCAAGATCTCGACCGGTGCGGTCGATTTGCAAACGCACTCTCGAAACGGTAGTTGCCGCGTCAAAGCTGAATCTATTCGCTCGAACCACCCCGGATCTAGCCCTTCTCCGCCGTGTGCAGCTCGTGTTGATTTCTGTGCAGTAAGTGAATGCGGTACTTAATTCGTTCTGTACGGTTGAGTAGAAAACGTGGGAGATTGTGAACAATTGCGGTGGTGGAAATTGTAATCATTAACTTTTTTAATTCAAGTGTGTGCAACAAAAACTGTTCCACCAAATTGTTGTTATACTGCAAACAGATGTAGTGCGAAATAGATCAAAGTAGtggaaaatattgaaattagCTGTTATAGTGAACACCGTTGCCGTGACAGCAAGCAATagcgcgagagagagggatcACTTAAAGCTTTTAACTTAAAGCACACGCACGTATGCACGCACACCGAAAGCGCGTGGCCACCACATAATCCGCCCGTAATGGAGTGGTTTAGAAGCAAAAGTGAAAGCTGTTTGTGAGGTGCTAGCGAATTCGGTACATTTTGGTGACAGTTTTGTTGCAAACCTTAATATAGGCCCTAATTTCCGCTTCTAATTAGATCGGGAACCCAGTTCTCGCTTTGGAAAGCTTAACCATAGCTGTGCCAAATATATGTGTCGAAATATCGAAAAAGCACATTACTCTTGAAATTAACATACGATTCGGTTCCAAACACTTGTTATTCACAGACGGGTAGAATCTAATGATTCTTGGATTTATGTCCCAATGACAGCCTGTAGTGGGTTTGTTGCTCTCAAAGTCGTCAAGTTTTAGTGCACGGTGTTTTCAAGTGCCTTCAACGTGCCCCCCCCACGTGCCTGTGCACACGGTTAGGGCCATGGCTTCCATGGCATTGGATTAGTGGAGGCCAAAATTACAGCGTTATTACAGTGTTGTATATTGAATCATTCCCTTCCCCTCCAGTATTAATCGTAAGGGTTTTGTTTGCCACACTGCCCCAACCCCTTCTCCTCCCCGCAAAGTCCCTTTTGGTGCTATAAATGGGCGATTGTTCACAGTCAATCACCTTTCAAAACGTGACACTGGACAGTATCTAAATTGTGCAATAATGTGGTGTGTTATGTACCGACCGAGTGCCGGCTTGAACGATCGATTAGTGCTGCTTGAACGTTAATGTGAAGACACGTTCCTGCTTGGAAAATTTTCGGCGGTAGCTATCCGTTTGTCATTGATTTGCATTAGTGGGAGCTTTATTATATTGTCAGCATGTAATGAAATTGTGTACAAGTACCTTTCTCCCTGCAGTACTTAGTAGTAGTGAGTAGTGCGAAAAAACAGCAACTAGACGTTATTTGATGCAAAAGAGCTTTTTTAATATAATGGGATTACTCAGAAGCTAAATATGTGTGATCGTGTAGTTGAAAATCTCCGGAAAAGTCAAAACGATGATAGATGAATTAATAACAAAGTAATTTGGGGGATCTCGATGTTAACATTAGTAGCAACAAAAACGAGAATGTACCACAAACCTTgtaaaaatgcatcaaaatgtACACGCTAAATTAATGTACAGGCTTGTTTTGCTGAAACACGTATCACAAATGCATTTCAACACGACTGTAATGGATGTTTAGCGTTTtaccccccaaaaaaagagGATGTCGTTTTGTTGTTACCTTTACAGCACAAATGTTATCTATCATTGATTGTGTTACTTTTTCTCTTATTTTGAGCCCTTGCCCGCATTCAATACTGTAGATATTTGTGAGCCTGAATAGGATTTTGCTAAACATGTACCAATCAGTTATGTGCGTCCGGTTTGATGGCTTTTCGATCACCCTTTACTGCaatgtgctgtgctgtgtctCTCTTGTTCCGTCAAACCTTTGGATAATATTTTTTCAttggcttttttgtgtgtgtgtttctgctaTGCCATTCCCTCTGCCGTATTATTAACTCAGTTGGAATGAAAACGACGGAACCGGGTTCCAGTTGTTTTGCTGTAATTTCTTGTTGCTTTTgctagttttgttttcatgcTAGGAGGACGTGGTTGAAGATCGGCacttggggtttttttttctacatttttgAACGTCTCTCGATCGTCATCAAAACAAACCTCCCAAACGGGACAACTTGTTGATCCATCAATGATGGCGTGAACGCTCACCAGAACACGATGCAAAGgggatttcttttttgtgcaaaGCTTCTCTGCCGTTTTATAGTTCGGAGTTAATGAGGTTTGGTTGACCTTCGCCACCGTTCCGTGTGGATTGAATTCAGTCGGAGAATGAGAATGgtgatttctgtttttttttgtattgggATATAATATATGGAAAAGATGATTCATCATTAAATCTCATCAATTTATTGAGGTAACCATGGCTGTGGgtgtgttt
Proteins encoded:
- the LOC120956023 gene encoding ER membrane protein complex subunit 4; the protein is MTTKVAAKKFKWALDFNTKPRSSGSDIAAPPGYNPSADVISSKVVNQTDQSHLILKKSWEIALGPIKQFPMNLVIMYMSGNSISIFPIMMVVMMFIRPVKMMLSTHSTFKVIEGISATGQKLVFLLGNLVNIGLALYKCHSMGLLPTHASDWLAFVEPQRRLEYSGGGISLL
- the LOC120956021 gene encoding general transcription factor IIH subunit 2 → MADEEDPKEYRWETGYEKTWEAIKEDDDGLIEGSVSDIIQKAKRKRQAMKRGFSKLGMMRHLYVLLDCSEAMTVPDLKPTRFICSLKLLELFIEEFFDQNPISQLGVIAMKAKRAEKISELGGTSRKHIKAVHALTNGVPLVGEPSLQNGLELALKTLRMIPQHASREILVIMGSLTSCDPNDVHLTIENLKTEGVRCSVLSLSAEIRICKFLCTETGGLFGAVLDDAHYKDQLLQHIDPPQAGNQQEFSLIKMGFPHGKTESGKEPPLTMCMCHIDSVDEPAKLTSGGYHCPQCYSKYCELPVECSACGLTLASAPHLARSYHHLFPVPHFNELPLEQVQVQEPRDPPVTNCYACQKTLASGTDKMVYECDACKQVFCIDCDIFIHETLHSCVGCTTIPASAQTLQARKPVPPPHSMSII